The following coding sequences are from one Lolium rigidum isolate FL_2022 chromosome 6, APGP_CSIRO_Lrig_0.1, whole genome shotgun sequence window:
- the LOC124661377 gene encoding protein Iojap-related, mitochondrial-like, which produces MLAAVRSRALGGCRPVLPRLLSSASASPARPAELIELSEVEKVLSDVRAGDVRVFPVGEGGLHGGACADYMVVATGRSDWHVRNIAQAILYKIKQKQKGSDRILMPSVEGQQAGKWVVIDSGSIIIHALEERAREYYDLESVWTKAVSPNISAQEFETSLVKTRRRDHSQKPMKSI; this is translated from the exons ATGCTCGCCGCCGTGCGATCCCGAGCCCTGGGCGGATGCCGCCCGGTTCTTCCACGCCTCCTCTCGTCCGCCAGCGCCTCGCCGGCTCGGCCGGCGGAGCTTATCGAGCTCTCGGAGGTGGAGAAGGTGCTGAGCGACGTCCGTGCCGGGGACGTGCGTGTGTTCCCCGTCGGTGAGGGCGGACTCCACGGCGGCGCCTGTGCGGACTACATGGTTGTCGCCACCGGCCGCTCCGACTGGCACGTCCGCAATATAGCCCAGGCTATACTCTACAAG ATAAAGCAGAAACAAAAGGGTTCTGATCGAATATTGATGCCGAGTGTAGAAGGCCAGCAAGCTGGAAAGTGGGTCGTCATTGATTCTG GAAGTATCATCATCCACGCGCTTGAAGAAAGAGCAAGAGAGTACTATGATCTGGAAAGCGTTTGGACAAAGGCGGTGTCCCCTAACATTTCTGCTCAG GAGTTCGAGACTTCACTTGTGAAGACACGCCGCAGGGACCACTCGCAGAAACCCATGAAGAGCATCTGA